Proteins found in one Pyrus communis chromosome 15, drPyrComm1.1, whole genome shotgun sequence genomic segment:
- the LOC137717978 gene encoding enoyl-CoA hydratase 2, peroxisomal — MASDASSEFDPARIESHKFPERTYTYSERDVALYALGIGACARDAVDVDQLKYVYHEKGQNFIQVLPTFSALFSLGSLPGGAGLPGLQYDPQLLLHGQQYIELYKPLPSSAVLKNIVTLAGLHDKGKAAILEIETKSYDKDSGVLYCMNRSTVFLRGAGGFSKSSQRYSYSTYPKDQVASVTTPKGQPFAVYEDCTQPSQALLYRLSGDYNPLHSDPMFAKAAGFTRPILHGLCTLGFAVRAIVKCICGEDPNLVKCVSGRFLLHVYPGETLLTEMWLEGLRVIFQTKVKERSRAVLSGYVDLHGLSSRL; from the exons ATGGCGTCCGATGCGTCGTCCGAGTTCGATCCCGCTCGTATCGAATCTCACAAATTCCCCGAG CGCACGTACACCTACTCCGAGAG AGATGTCGCGCTGTATGCGTTGGGCATTGGAGCTTGCGCTCGGGATGCCGTGGATGTCGACCAACTGAAATATGTTTATCATGAAAAGGGCCAGAATTTCATCCAG GTCTTGCCGACGTTTTCTGCTCTATTCTCGCTCGGATCTCTGCCAGGTGGTGCTGGTCTTCCAGGGTTGCA ATATGATCCGCAACTCTTGCTGCATGGACAACAATACATAGAACTCTACAAGCCACTGCCTTCAAGTGCTGTT TTAAAAAATATTGTGACTCTTGCTGGACTCCATGATAAAG GTAAAGCTGCTATTCTCGAGATTGAAACAAAAAGTTACGACAAAGATTCTGGTGTACTGTATTGCATGAATCG GTCGACTGTTTTTCTGCGAGGTGCTGGTGGCTTCTCAAAATCATCCCAGCGGTATTCGTATTCAACCTATCCAAAAGACCAGGTTGCATCTGTGACAACCCCAAAAGGTCAACCTTTTGCAGTGTATGAAGATTGTACACAGCCATCTCAG GCATTGCTATATAGGCTATCTGGAGATTACAATCCTTTGCATTCAGATCCTATGTTCGCAAAAGCTGCAGG GTTCACACGGCCGATACTGCATGGCTTGTGCACACTTGGATTTGCAGTCAGGGCAATTGTGAAATGCATTTGCGGAGAAGATCCAAACCTGGTCAAGTGTGTATCAGGCCGGTTCCTGTTACATGTCTACCCTGGTGAAACTTTGCTCACTGAAATGTGGCTCGAAGGCCTGAG GGTGATTTTTCAAACAAAGGTGAAAGAACGAAGCCGGGCGGTGCTTTCTGGCTATGTGGATCTACATGGTTTATCTTCGCGCCTGTAG
- the LOC137717646 gene encoding uncharacterized protein codes for MANETQDASQATVNGDNAESLCDVVRGLPSRAVVDLWSSGVCTRCILRLFGIREHDYYRSSLSRSILSSVLGDSEKHLVDSNVREPVVCRVCLGILQFTYSADNKLVVERESASELAVSISDLIRQQGFQIDSFSLEVSIPPIIQENDRIAWLYMKRKFESELWFQGKSLSECISAKDALKISLTEILETMLGCKSSISSFRIRLTYTHCIASITVDSSNEGCKRRKTGSGNGLDRINDDIKCSGFSTSEADAVVERSFVSLQANESPVCLKLPLEQSSEPCCLEFLCYRTQIYVGGRYLKYSRNVSQSCWIIDDERMGESSVEEILGSNVLPICHGDNYKFHAAGREDIDVRMLGSGRPFLLEIQNARLVPCDDSVKSLEIAINNLENKLVGVKNLKLVDSQSWDLMREGEAEKQKQYVALVWISRPLKDEDLHFISSLKDTHIQQRTPIRVLHRRSPLEREKIIHWMRIEKIVGSSQYFLLHLCTQAGTYIKEFVHGDLGRTQPSIGSILSCRAEILRLDVTDVKMDCFLTE; via the exons ATGGCAAACGAGACCCAAGATGCTTCGCAGGCCACCGTTAATGGCGACAATGCGGAATCTCTCTGCGACGTCGTCCGAGGGTTGCCTAGTCGCGCCGTCGTAGACTTATGGTCCTCCGGC GTATGCACCAGATGCATCTTACGGTTATTTGGGATCAGAGAGCATGATTACTATCGTTCTTCACTATCGCGGTCAATCTTGAGTTCAGTTCTTGGAGATTCAGAGAAACATTTGGTGGATAGTAATGTTAGAGAACCGGTAGTTTGCAGAGTTTGTTTGGGGATCTTGCAGTTCACTTATTCTGCGGATAACAAGTTGGTGGTAGAAAGGGAGAGTGCCAGTGAATTGGCTGTTTCCATTTCCGATCTGATTAGGCAACAGGGCTTTCAGATTGACAGCTTTTCTCTTGAAGTATCCATACCTCCAATTATCCAGGAAAATGATCGTATTGCTTG GCTATATATGAAAAGAAAGTTTGAATCTGAACTTTGGTTCCAAGGAAAATCACTCTCTGAATGCATTTCTGCAAAGGACGCTCTAAAAATTTCTCTTACGGAGATCCTTGAAACAATGTTG GGTTGTAAGTCCAGCATAAGCAGTTTCCGCATCCGTTTGACATACACTCACTGTATAGCATCAATAACAGTTGATAGTTCTAATGAGGggtgcaaaagaagaaaaacag GTTCAGGCAATGGTTTGGACAGAATTAATGATGACATCAAATGCTCTGGGTTTTCGACAAGTGAAGCTGATGCGGTTGTTGAAAGGTCTTTTGTGAGTTTGCAAGCTAATGAATCGCCTGTGTGCCTGAAGTTACCTCTAGAGCAG TCCAGTGAACCTTGCTGTTTAGAGTTTCTCTGCTACCGGACGCAAATCTATGTTGGTGGGAGATACCTGAAG tACTCGAGAAATGTGAGTCAATCCTGTTGGATTATTGATGATGAGAGAATGGGAGAATCATCCGTCGAG GAGATACTAGGTAGCAACGTTCTTCCTATATGTCATGGTGATAACTACAAGTTTCATGCTGCCGGAAGAGAAGATATCGAT GTGAGGATGTTGGGTTCTGGAAGGCCGTTCCTGCTTGAGATACAAAACGCTCGCCTTGTCCCGTGTGATGACTCTGTAAAAAGTTTGGAAATAGCGATAAATAACTTGGAAAATAAATTG GTAGGTGTGAAAAATCTGAAGCTGGTTGATAGTCAGTCATGGGATCTAATGCGTGAAGGGGAAGCAGAGAAACag AAGCAGTATGTTGCGTTAGTGTGGATTTCTCGCCCTCTCAAGGATGAGGACTTGCATTTTATATCTTCACTTAAAGACACG CATATTCAGCAGAGGACTCCCATCAGGGTGCTTCACCGCCGAAGTCCATTAGAACGAGAAAAGATCATACATTG GATGAGAATtgagaagattgttggaagttCTCAGTATTTTCTTTTGCATCTGTGTACCCAG GCTGGAACGTACATCAAGGAATTCGTTCATGGGGATCTTGGACGCACCCAACCTag CATTGGATCAATTTTAAGTTGTAGAGCAGAGATACTGCGGCTCGATGTAACAGATGTGAAGATGGATTGTTTTCTCACTGAATGA